Below is a window of Solanum stenotomum isolate F172 chromosome 7, ASM1918654v1, whole genome shotgun sequence DNA.
GGTAAGGCAGAGGACTGCAAATCCTTTTTTCCCCAGTTCAAATCCGGGTGTCGCCTGATCaacaaaaaagtcaaaatatattcttttgaTATAACCCGCCGAATGATTCCCCAGCAGAAGGTTGATACTTGTTTGATTCTAAAGACTAAAACTATTGCAtatttaggcttcttcaaggaAATATTTGAATGGTAGAGGGGCTATCAAGACTTCGAAAGCTTTCTTACATTATACGATAAGTTAGTAAAGGCATTTCAGGATATGATACGAGTGAAAAAAATCCCTTAGTAAGTCGGGTGCCTAGAAAGGGAAAAGGAGAGTAAGCAAGGCTTTTAgcaaaaaaaagatgaaaatcgaCTCTTTATCCCCTGTTCATTCTTCCAACAATTTATACGGCTTGATGAGGCGCGCTTTTCATGCAGAATCAGTCTTCTCTGGTGCCAGCTGTGGAAAGATTCCCTAGTTCCAGCCAGCTCTGATATACCACGGTTTGTCAGGGCGGAGTGGATCAATGGCAGGGGACCCCTGGCAATTAGTTCTAAGGATCGGGGTTAGAAGAATCCTTTTGCGTAAGCGTACGTTGACGGTCCCTCTAGAGGGGGGATTCCTATAGGGGTAGGGATTAAGAATGTCCTCTTTCATAGGTTTCCGAAGAAAGGGATGAAAACACATTAGCTTTTAAACCTGAGTTTGGTGTGCCTTTAAGAGCCGAGAACTTTCTTTCTGAGGCTGATCTTTCGGCTGGGGTTAGGGACCAAATAGCTTTATCTGATTAAGGGGCTTTATTTAGTTCTTGTTTCGGCGGTTGATCTTTAAGCATCTTTAGTTGTTAGTGTAAGCGTGTAAGCGAGGCCAGACAGATTGGACTTAAGCCCATTAATCGTACTTGAGTTGCCAACCCTTTTTTCAAGGAACTCTCTAGCACCTCAGCTCACCGTATTTTACATAGccttaaaaaaggaaaatgagggTCAACTTAGCATGTAGATTCAATTGGCATTAACCTAGCTTACTTAGAAAATTCACCCTTAAATTCCCCGAAACCCATACTATTTCAGGTTCACCTAGACACACCAGTAAAGAAAGCGAAGAACAAAGCATAATATATTAGTTGGATGCTCTTCAGTGAAGAGTGAAGTGCCCAGCTGCTAAAGCAGTTGATCCACTCGACCGTGTCTTAGGCTTGGTCGTCGTAATAAGACGGAACAGTTCCCTGGAAATAAATAAAGGCGCCTTTAAAGCGTTCGTTGGAGGAAAAGGTTGATGCTAGagtattataaaaaaaagagttcgCTCTACTATCCAATGGCTTTAGCCCAGAATCGGTTCTCAATGAGAGGCACAAAATACGAGGAGTCGCTCTCTATCCGTATGGGCGACCCCTCGCAGGCACGACCTATCAAACCTCTGTAGAGATAATAGAAAGGGTTGGGCCACACGGGAGCCCACCCTACAAACGCATTATCACTGCTTTGTTAAACTGCCCACTACGCCTTAAAATTGGGAATTGATCAAGGGAAAAGCTATGTGAAGTAAAACTAAGGTAGTCGCCATAAGGTGGCTTTTCTTTTTTTCGGTATGCCACTCCGCGAGTAAGGAGTGCCACGCATGAGCAGAGCAAAAAGAAAGCAAAGGaaattcttctcttttttgGGGAGAAATCATTTGATTGCGTATTGAATATAGATCCATGTCTTTCTTGTTCCACTAGCTAAGACCAAATTCTCACATGTCCCTTTCGTCATTCCAACCTTCTTTTTTGATGTCAAAGACTAGAAGCTACGCGCAAATTCTCATTGGATCTTGGTTGTTCTTAACAACGATGGCTATTTATTTAAGTCTTCGGGTAGCACCACTAGATCTTTTACAAGGTGGAAATTCTCGTATTATGTATGTACATGTTCCTGCGGCTCAGATGAGTATTCTTGTTTATATCGTTACGGCTATAAACATTTTCTTCTTCCTATTAACAAAACATCTCCTTTTTCTTCGCTCTTCCGGAACCGGTACAGAAATAGGTGCTTTTTCTACGTTGTTTACCTTAGTTACTGGGGGGTTTCGGGGGAAACCTATGTGGGGCACCTTTTGGGTGTGGGATGCTCGTTTAACCTCTGCATTCATCTTGTTCCTTATTTACCTGGGTGCACTGCGTTTTCAAAAGCTTTCTGTCGAACCAGCTCCTATTTCAATTCGTGCTGGACCGATCGATATACCAATAATCAAGTCTTCAGTCAATTGGTGGAACACATTGCATCAACCTGGGAGCATTAGCCGATCTGGTACATCAATACATGTTCCTATGCCCATTCCAATCTTGTCTAACTTTGCTAACTCCCCCTTCTCAACCCGTATCTTGTTCGTTCTGGAAACACGTCTTCCTATTCCATCTTTTCTCGAATATCCTTTAACGGAAGAAATAGAAGCTCGAGAAGGAATACCAAAACCTATTTCACTCGCTGATTTTGCATCCATGGCTGAATGGTTAAAGCGCCCAACTCATAATTGGCGAATTCGTAGGTTCAATTCCTACTGGATGAACACCAATGGGACCCTCCAATAAGTCTATTGGAATTGGCTCTGTATCAATGGAATCTCATTATCCATACATAACGAATTGATAGGGTATATTCATATCATAATGAACAATAAGAACTAGCATTCTTATTGAGACTTTCACTCATATGGAAGAAAATAGATTTATAGATGGAATCAAATATGCAGTATTTACAAACAAAAGTATTCGGTTATTGGGGAAAAATAAATAGACTTCTAATGTCGAATTAGGATCAACTAGGATAGGAATAAAGCATTGGGTCGAACTCTTCTTTGGTGTCAAGCTAATAGCTATGAATAGTCATCGACTTCCGGGAAAGAGTAGAAGAATGGGGCCTATTATGGGACATACAATGCATTACAGACGTATGATCATTACGCTTCAACCGAGTTATTCTATTCCACCTCTTATAAAGAAAAGAACTTAAATCAAAATACTTAATAGCATGGCGATACATTTATACAAAACTTCTTCCCCAAGCACACGCAATGGAACCGTAGACAGTCAAGTGAAATCCAATCCACGAAATAATTTGATCTATGGACAGCGTCGTTGTGGTAAAGGTCGTAATGCCAGAGGAATCATTACCGCAAGGCATAGAGGGGGAGGTCATAAGCGTCTATACCGTAAAATCTATTTTCGATGGAATGAAAAAGACATATATGGTAGAATCGTAACCATAGAATACGACCCTAATCGAAATGCATACATTTGTCTCATACACTATGGGGATGGTGAGAGGAGATATATTTTACATCCCAGAGGGGCTATAATTGGAGATACCATTCTTTCTGGTACAGAAGTTCCTATAAAAATGGGAAATGCCCTACCTTTGAGTGCGGTTTGAACTATTGATTTACGTAATTTGAAATAACCAATTAGGTTTACGACGAAACCTAGAAATCGATCACTGATCCAATGTGAGTACCTCTACAGGATAGACCTTAACAGAAAACTGAAGAGTAAGGGCAGCAAGTGATTGAGTTCAGTAGTTCCTCATATAAAATTATTGACTGACAAGATATAGTAATATGGAGAAGATAAAATTCTTTCAAGAACCGATAGAACCGGAAGCGCCCCTTCTTTCAAAGAGAGTAGGACGGGTTATTCACATTTCATTTGATGGTCAGAGGCGAATTGAAAGCTAAGCAGTGGGAATTCAAAAGATTACCCCGGGGAAAAATTGAGATGTCTCCTACCTTACCCATAATATGTGGAAGTATCGACCTAATTTCATAGAGTCATTCGGTCTGAATGCTACATGAAGAACATAAGCCAGATGACGGAACGGGAAGACCCAGGATGTAGAAGATCATAACATGAGTGATTCGGCAGATttggatttatatatatatatatatccacccATGTGCTACTTCATTCTACGATATATAGAAGATCCATCTCTATAGATATCATCATCTACATCCAGAAAGCCCTATGCTTTGGAAAAAGCTCGAAAAACTTTTTGGGAATTGATCAAAAGAAGAATCTACTTCAAATGATATGCCCTTAGGCACAGCCATACATAAGATAGAAATCACACTTGGAAAGGGGGGACAATTagctagagcagcagatgagaTAGTACCGGAGTCGTTCAAAGAGCCCTTCTTTCTATTCTGTTTTGTGCGTGTCAACTATTGATTCTATGCCATCAAAACATGCTAACAGCAGAAAAGAAATACAAGTACATACAACTGTGCTAATGCCGCATCATTGATAAAGAACCTTGCCATCCCCAGCTTTGTCCCCTGCAACAAGTTCATTGGCATATTCCCCTTGCCCTTCTATTCCCAAAAGCTGATTCAATAGGCTTCCTTTATTGATTCAAAAAGTTTCTTTCCCGCGACATGGACACTAAGGTTAGTTTCCATAGGGCAAAGCGGCGACCTCATTCATTCATTCTAACAACTCATTGCCCTATTTTCTCTAGATCCAGTCTATATAATGATAATGACTGAGACCCGTACATAAGATCGTTCTAGCTTATCTCCTTCTAAGGAAGTCTGAGCTCCTTCCCATGCTAAGAGCCTTTCTAAACTCTTGAACTTAAGAGAGGCTTCTTTTCAAGCTGATGAGTAGAAATTTAgtataaagaaaatgaaaaaaggaaTCTCACACGGAGATCAGTGTACCCATAGatctatatgaaaaatagataTATGAAAATTCAAGAAATTCGTTTTCAAAAACCCGAACGACGACATAAAGGTTCTCCAAGTCATCCATGGCGGCCGAGCAAGCTCTCCGTCGAGCTGTCGATTTCCCTCCTATCCTAATGACAAAACCAGATTCAAAGGTTGTTTCTCTTAAGACGAAAACGTACGATTGCAGTCATGAAGGGTTTCCACCATACGTCATAATTTTCATGCTATTTTGTTAAGTAACATGAGCACCTGGGGAGACCGGAGAGCTGTTGGCGGGGCAGAAGCACTCTTAACTGGGGGAATGCTTTCTATTCGGCCTTCGATTCGATGATGCATGTCTCGTTGTGGTAGAATAGTACTCCACCATCCGATCTGAGTCCCGGTCGGTGACAGCGGCTGATTGCTTTTTCTTATCGGGGGTTTTTACTTTCCTTTCTATTCCCTGTTCTATAGAGCGGTTTATCCCTGACTATCTTAGGGGAAGATTTATCTCTTCTCTACAAAGACACTCGGAACGCAGTTTGGTCACAGTCAATGGGAATAATACAACATGAAGACAGGATGCATTAATATTCTAAAACAAAGACGATACTGAATGGGCTCCTCTGTTGCGCCGTACTGCTTGCTTTGAAACCTATTCGGATGGCGCGAGATACGATAGGCTTTGCTTTCATGTTGCGTGAAAGTGCTTGAGAGACCGTCAGGAAAGATTTTTAGCGGGAAAGGCAGCCGAGTCGTCCGTCTTATCTTAGAAATTGCCTTATTAAGGTCCCATCCGTCGTAACCCTTACATTGCATTCTAGcgagttttaagttttattcTTTGTTTCATGTGGTTCCTCGGTAGGTAGGGCTTCCATTAATATAGTATCGTGTGCTTGTGCAGGTGAAGTGAAGCTTTTGTTGATTGATTCCAGACAGGTCTCTCGAGCCTTCTTTCTCGCTCTCATCTATTTTACATAGATGATTGGTCTCGAGCGTGAAACTCCCCAgggattaaaaaagaaattcgACTTTTCCCTAACGCCAATAAGAAAGGATGGTGTTTTTAGGTAACAAACCACGCCAAACAGGCTAATCCcgtagcaaaaaaaaaacagaaaggAACCGGGGTGGCCAGGTGTGAAGAGAAAGATAACGTACAATGGAGTAGCCAACTCATAGAAAGAGCAGGGACGCTAGCTTTGAAACAAGGTAACAGGACAAACTAAATAATCATCGAGCGATGATTTTTTGTTCTTCCTTAGTCCAATTGAGATATATTTTATTGTACAATTGATGCGGAACGAACTGCTTTCCTTAAGCTACCGCATCGGCACCGCTCCGTGGGCTTGCCAGATTTCACATTAATGAGACAAGTCTGGTAGAAAGAGGACGTCTCTGTCCCTTCACCTGACACCTACTGCTAGGCAGAAATCCCCGCTTTCATTGAGGGAAACTTATTGAAGTCTGAAATCTACTTTAAACTCTTTGGAATTAGACAAAGGCAGGGCAAACCGGAGCCTAATGTTTATACTATCCATGAACTGCCTGCATGAATTCCCTTTGTGAAAGGCCCAAGAGTACACTGAGTTAGGCGAGATCAAGATTGACATATTTACTTCATTTTCATTAGTATAAGTTTGTTTGAAGGCGGGTACCGTGGAAGGGGTAGGTTCTCTCTGAAAGATAGACTCGGATAGGAATAGAGAATAGAAGCTGACAGCAAGCATTCTCCTCCGGGCTTAAGTAGGCTGCAGGAAAGCAGGTAAGACTATGACGAACACGGACATGAAATGAAGTTAAGTATGGACTTTTTAACAAAAGCAGGAGTCAAGTTCCGAGCCGAAATTCTTGGGTTTCTCTCGAGAAGATAAAAAAGATCAGATGTTAATGATAGCATTGTCGACATATGTCCCTTGAGAAAGAGTGAGATAGGCAAAAAGGCATAGAGACAACAATGGCCGCATCTCTCGATGAAAAGGCCAGCAAAGAAAAGCCCCTCTTCTTTCCCCTTCAGGCAAGCAACTTTCCTTCTTTTGCCCTCTCTCCTGCCCTTTACTGTAGGGCATGGAATTTCGGAGTGAATGACTGCAACAAAACAAGGAAAGAAGGCTAGGAGATGACTTGTAATCGATCCGGCTGTTGGACCCAAGACTCGGCCCGGATATTTTATAACTGTTTTATTTGAAAGGCAGGCCAGGGGGATTAACGATACTATATTGGTTTCATCGTCCCCCAACAGATTGAACAACAGATCTTTCCACTAATGGTTTTATTCTCCCATCGAAAGGATCAAAAGCGCGATAAAGAAAGATAGATTCACAGTGGGGTGGCGTGCCTAAGTTCCCTAAGTTAGTTAGCGAATACGAGTTGCCCCACTTTAATGACTTCGTTGAGGAGAGGCGGAGGTTCGGGAAGAGCTCGATAGGGTCGAGAAAGGGCGTAAACTCCCATAAAAGTGGAATTGGGGAATTGTAAATAGAAGTGAGTTCAACCTGGAGTGAAGCTTTGGAGCGGCTATTAGATACGGATTGACGTGACGAGTTGACCTAAATGAAATGAGTAAGAACAATTTAAGGTGCGTAGTCGCTTAAGCAAAGCGAAAGGAACGAGATTGATCACGGAAGAACTGCTACCTCCTATCTTTATTACCTTTCTAAGCAAAAATCTCTCTCCATATCGGTGTGGCGTCGTCTCCACCATAATGCAGTTACTTTTCCTATGTATCCGAGACAAGACAGACTGGCCAACACTTTAGCCTCTCATTCTAGGACTTACCTGTGCAATCCTTTCCATTAAGGAAGAGCTCGACCCATTCATTCATTAGTATTAGTAAAGGGGCTAGTACGCTCAAATGCAAAGAGATAAGACTTAGACCTGCACAAAAAAAGGGGGAGTTTCTGCAAGTCAATGTTTCATAACATAAACCCGTGCGCTCCGGGCCATTTACTTTTTAATGAAATATTGCTTTCTCACTCGAGAGCCCTTCCAGCTGTTCCTGATGTCGAATGAGTTCATCATTACATTCATGCTTCACCTAAATTGCGGGAATGCGCCGCTTCAACTCGACCGACTCGATATAAGGCCTCGACCTGCGCGAAGGTGTGCTGCAAAAATTCGATAGCTTGATCGGCTCGACAAGCGTTATTACATATCTAATAATAATACTCGAAGAGAGAAAGTAGCTTCCCACTACGACTCGGATGGAGGAAGAAGGATTTCGAGGGGTAGGCTTTCCTATTCTCCCTTACACGGGGCTCTCTCCCCAAGCAAAGAGAAATGCGATACCAGCTGTGATCACACGTTGGGCGCAAATCCGAGAATCTTATGCTTCAGCTTAAACGGGGCAAAAGTAGCTATCTAGCACATTAGGGAGGAGGTCTCATCTGAGGAAGGTGGATGATAGGATAGCCCTATTTTATTCAAAGGAAAAAACGACCCACTCCTTTTATAGCCAAACCTGTTATCCTTCCCTCTCTTTCTCTCGAGATTCTACATGAAACCAACAGCTATGAATATCCTTATTTCAAGACGAATACCTTTTTCTAGGGTTGGTGTGGCTGGCTATGACCTTCTGGGCCTCAGACCGAATGGATAAGAGTTGGCTCCTTTGGTCAGACTATCCCATGCTTTGTCTAGAGGGGCGTCACTCTAGGTTCTCGCTCCGAATACAGAAGAAATGAGTTATTGTCTCTCGGCTCGGGTATTTCGTAAGTTCACTTTTTCAGAAAGGCATAATTCTTTCCCAGCCGGCTGGAAAGTTGATGCAGAATTACCAGTCTTAGTCTTCAACTTTTAgcttaaaaaaggaaaaaaatttatgttgaGTCAAAAAGCTGGTAGCGCAGGTTGGATCTTAGCCTAAATTCGTTCGTTCCCTGTTGAATGATCGAGTACCTTTGACTTCACCTTTAATCGAGATTTCGAAAGAGGTCCGCGTACCCCAtatagaatagaaaatagaaaagaatgcttttcattttttctccCATGCTTTCTTAACAACCAAGCAAATATTTCAGTCTCCTTGGGGAGGATGTGAACACCGTAGCTGAAGATGCCAAATCAACACCCCAAGCGACCATTTCCCTATACGAAAGCGGAAACGGCGAGAAGACAAACAAAAGGGAATATGATTTTGAATCGGTGAAGGCAAGTGTTGACCTCGAGGCAAAGGAATTCTTCCCGTAGCTAAGGAGGGAATGATACCCAAAGAAAGGAATAAACTGCCTTGGAGCCTTCCTGAACGGTGCCATCTACTTCAGGAATGGGTTGAATAAACTGAGCTACGACCCATTAGCGAAAGATTCAATCTCAACATTTGGTGTTCCCGATCCAACGAGTGGAATACTTGGAGCGAGTAGTAAGAAGAAGGAAGTCTTGAAGCCCCCTTTGTTTGACTATATTATCATATTCAATTCAGTAGTAGCATTAGCATCGAAATAGTAAACAGTGATTGCAGACGCTGAAGATGCCACGTAAACTCAAGCCCTCTACAGGCTCAAGACACAATAAAACCCGCTTTTGCTAGGCCAGGTGGTCTACATACACTATTTGTGCCTAATCTAATAGCTAAGGGTGAAAGATCTGTACAAAATGTACCGTGGAAAGTCCTTCTCTTTTAGTTGTGGTCTAATTGCACTTTGTCGATGAAAACCTCCTACTTCACAGCAGGAGATCGTATCAGTGCTATCTTGTTAAGAGGTCGTAAACAAAGGGCTTAGAGCCTTATGCTCGTCCAAGAGAAAGAAAGATTCCATCCCTTCTTTAAAGCAATGGTCTGCGACTCCGTGGCTTGCTTAGGTTAGGAGAGCtcctttcttatttttgttctaCCGTTAAGAGAAGGATCATAAGCCCTAGTCCCAAGCTAAACAGCATATTCATCTGCACCTGAAAGGGACGAAGTGACTCGACTGAAAGGAGAGGGATGAAGAACTTGACACGCCAAATCGCATGTAAACAGGATGCAAAAACTGAATCAGATCAGTTTGGTGTTCAGTCGACCCTCTTGCTAGTGAAGTGCATCCGATAAGCCCAAAATATCTTCTTATTGGCCGGTGTAACTCGTCTCTAAAGACGAAATCGGGAAAGAAGGAACTGGTGAGCATTCCCCTGTTCATTTGTCCAACTAACTATGTGATTGAATTAATGTGGTACGTAGGAACATCCATTGTTGTTTCCTTGCTAACCCCATCTCGATCGAGAAGACAAAACACCATATAATTTTTACAtacgtattttttttaatcttcttatTTAAAGCACCCAGCCACCCTTCTCCAAGGGTTTCAATTCTACTTTCGGAATGCCTTCTATTAGCTTAGTTTACCAGCTCTATTGGACTACCTTGCTATGCACCTAAACGAAGTCACTTTCCTTCCTTCCACTCTACATTCTAGCTTTTTTTACGGACCAGAAGAAGAACAAAGGGGAATGTGGTATTCTCAGTCATCCCATTCCGTTCCAGTTGGTACTAGTAATGCCGCATCCCACTCTTCCTTTTTATTGATGCCCAACGAAAGCTCCATCCCTTTCGAGAAAAAGTTTCTCATCCCTAAGAAAGACAAATGCCAGTCTCGGGTCAACAAATCCTAGTAAGACTTACTTTGCAGCATATGAAATAGTTGCGCTTATGCCTCCAACATTAATAGGAGCAGAAAAGATTCAAAAGGCAATTAGGCCAATTAGACTGAAGGGAAGGTGCGAGCAGAGAAGGAACTATTGAAAGGCAACTAGTGAAGATGCCAATATACCTCTTCCTCAAACAATTGAATCTGAATTGGTTCTTGCTAGGCTCTTTATAAGAAGGACGATGAAACTTGATCAAATACAAATAGGGGAATCAATGCCACATCTGTGatccctaaaataaaaataaaggctCGTCGAACGAGTAAGAAGGCTAGTAGCTAGGAAGTGACCAAGGATGGCTCTCAAAGCCATTCGGTTTACGTGGAGTCAAGGCTGTGATCCGAGGGCGTAAAGCGAGAAGAAGTTTACTGAACTCTAATGGTTGATAAATAGTATGATTGTATTATAGTATTAGAAGACAAGATAGTCGTTGCGGTGTTTACTTACCTAGTAATAGAGCTGCTAGGAAGCAATGGGTGCGTAGCTAGTGGTTTACAGGTTAGAATCCTTCTGGCCCCAGGAATATTCCAAAAATAGGAGGTTATTTCGAATAGAAGAGAGAGAGCGTAAAGTGATGGGTTGGAGTCCAGGCTTCTAGATGTAGATAAGAAGGAAAATGAGCTTACTTTTCCAAGTAACGGAGAGCGACAAAGACAAAGGTCTGTTATGGAATTAAGAGCTCGCTCCGCACCTGTTTGTTATAGCTAGTACATTTTATGTTCCCAGTTCAAGTTCGTACTAGTCCTGTACAGAAGATAGCCGATGTTCTTAGGCTCACAGAGCAGTCTCTTGCAGCCATTTCTAGACCAATAGCCGAAGCAGATGGGCAGGGAGGCCTGCAAAGGGGTAGGCAAACCATTCCTAGTAGAGCTGGGAAGGTAGGAACCTATGATGGTGGTTGGTAACCTTCTATTTAACGGTCTAGTTGAGTTCAGTGATTCGAAGGAGTAAAGAGTCTTAGTCAAGGGGTAATATGTTAGAAAGTTCAGAGTTTAGATGGAATGCTTGCTATCAGTGCATTAGATGTCCTAGTTGTCCAGTACCAACCCGCTTTGGAGGTTCAGTGTGCCTTCGTTCCTGTCATTCATCCAGTCTCTTGCAAGTGCTATCAAATCCTCTGTGAGTGAGGATACTCTTTATTTTGGGAGTCCTACAGGAGCTGCTCTCGAATGCGCTTACCTTGCCTTGTCGTCGATTACCTTCTGACTCTTGTGGGACTTCATCCCATCTCGTGAGGGGATCTTTGATGCGGCATTACCGGTGTCGGATAGGAAAAAATGAGGTACAAGCGCAAGACCAAAGATAGCTATTCCTCCCATCTTCCCTTTTCAATTTCCATTGCTTATCAAAGAAAGAATTCTAGAACTAGTGGTAGGTGGTCCCGTGGAGCTTTCAAAGGTAGCTTACTTACTTTAGTTTAGAGCGGGCAACAAGCCTTTTTTTTAGTTAGTCGGGTACTAACGGTTGGCAACCTCTATCCAGCCCTATATTATTCTTAAGACTTTGTTGGACTTAAAACAACAGCCCTTGCTCCATCAGCTAGAGCTTGACTAGCTTTCCATTTCTAATCACCATCTGTTTCGACTCGTTCGTTACCTAGTGATGAGCTTGACTGGTACTCTAAGACGAACGCGGTCCGATCTGGCAAAGCTGGCTCAACGTATGCTCTAGCTCCAAGATTTTGCTcttattgctagctcttttccTTTTATGCCTGGCACTGAAGAAGAAAGATCAGATGCACCTTATCCGCTATTTGCGATGTGAATAGAGGTTAGGTACAACGGACTAGAATTCCACAATAGAAAGAGCTATGCGCACCACCCCTTAGCATTAGTGC
It encodes the following:
- the LOC125870458 gene encoding 50S ribosomal protein L2, chloroplastic; the encoded protein is MAIHLYKTSSPSTRNGTVDSQVKSNPRNNLIYGQRRCGKGRNARGIITARHRGGGHKRLYRKIYFRWNEKDIYGRIVTIEYDPNRNAYICLIHYGDGERRYILHPRGAIIGDTILSGTEVPIKMGNALPLSAV